The sequence below is a genomic window from Blastopirellula retiformator.
GTCGCCGGTATCGACCTTCAAGCCGTAGATGGTGTTGGCGCCAATGATCAACGCGATGTCGTCGGCAACGGTCGCCAGGTAGACGCCATCTTCTCGTGGACGTTCCCACAGCAGCTGGCCGGTCATTCGATCGAGACAGTAGATTTCGTCCGTTTCGGGCGGCGTCAGAAAGACGCGGTTGCCGGAGATCACGACGCGGCCATCCGACCAGCGATCACCATAACCAGGACGCGTTTCGGCCCGGCGGCGCCGGATAAAACCTTGCCGCGGCTGGCGTTCGACCGTTTGGTATTGGTAACCCCACAGCAGCGAACGTTGGCGAACGTCGATCGCCGCCACGACGCCGATATTGGTCGGGCAGATCAACACGCCGTCCGAGAACGACGGTGAGGCGCCAAACTGGCGATGGGCCGGCTGATCGACCGACATCCACAGGCCGTCCAGCTGCGCCAACTGTTGCGACCACAGCAGCTTGCCGTCGGCCGAATGGAAGACGAGCAGGCGGATTTCGCCGTTGACCTCGGCGATCGTGTAGAGCGAATCTTCCACGGGGAGCGGAACGCCCAGGAACTGCGCTTCGGCCAAGGCCGGCTCGTCGCTCATTTCGCTGCCGGCGATCCACAGCGTCTCCCCTTCTCCCCGCAAGCCGAAGCAGCGGAGGCGATTGGGAGTCGGCGCGCGGGCCACGTTAAACAGGGCGATGCCGGGACGACGTTGTTCGGGCTCAGTCGGGGTCGATTCCTCGATGATGTAGACCCGCTCGCCATCGGACGAAATCTGCCCATAACAGCCGTCGAGCCAAGTGCGGCGTTTGATTTGATCGAGATAGCTGGAGCCGGGATCGTTCGACATGGCGCTAAACCGCGAGTCGATGCGGCTAACGTCGGAGGCGTCCCAGGGATAGTTCCATTTCACCTTGCCGGTCGTCAGATCGACCCCCAGTAAGTGCCACGGAGTGCGGACCAGCACTTGGTCTCGCACGACGAGCGGCTGAGCGGCGGGAAGCGCCGCGACGCCATTTTCGGTAAAGCCTTGGGCGGCGTCCTCGGTCTGTTCTTCGTCATTGCTGCTGCGGGCCATCCGGACATGCCAGTTGAGGTTGCGCAGCGGCGCGCTTCCCTTGGTCGGCGCATTCCGTGATGCGTCGCCCCCAAAGACGACCCACGATTGCGGAATCTTGGAGCTGGGGGACGACAGGTCTTGGAACTGCTGCGCAAGCCACTCGCCCGGTTGGGCCGATTCTTCAAACAGCGGGGCCAGGGACGGGGGAACTTTGAAGTTCAAGTTCTTCTGAACGGAGCGGAGATTCTCCAACGTTTCGATCGCCAGGTCTTCTTCGCCGGCGGCGTAATAGCCGATCGCCATCAGCAGCGAGACTTCCGGTTCGTACTTCTCCATCGCCAAGCGGCTGTTCAGCAGCGGCTGCAAGGCCAGGACCGCCGACATCGGCAAACCTTGGTCTAGCTGCGAGCGAGCCAGCAAGATGGTCGCCTGATAGCCGCCGTCGGTATGGGCGTAGCGCCGCGAGATTTCGGCCAGCATGCTGAGGTCGCGCGAGGTGATGGCCTGCTTCAGCATCGCCTTGGCGTCGGCGCCATAAAGCAGCTCGAACGCCTCTTGCCCCTCTTTTGGCAACGAGTTGAGCAGCTCGCGGGCCTCTTTCTTGACGCTAAGGTCGACCGGCCCGGCCACTTGGCCCGGCAGGAAGAAGTCTTCCAGCTCCGGATCGTTGAGCAGCAGGCCAAGCTCCTCGGCGGCGGCGGTCCACCGCTTGTCGGCGATCGCTTCGCGGGCTCGCTCGGTCTGCAGCCGGATCTCACGCGGGGGCGCCAGAAAGACGGCGTCTTCGTTGGCGTCTACCTGGGCGGAAGCGGCGGCCGCGCAGGCGGCGATCAACAAAAAGGCCGTCAGGGGGGAGCGACGAAGCGGCGATCCACTGGCAGGGAGAGAGGGGAGGATGCGATGTTTCACGCGCGGAGGCTCCAGCGGTTTTGAATAGGAACTTACTTCCTCAATTTACGACAACCGGACGAAAATGACCAATTGAATCGTCACAGGTTAGTCGTTTCGGCAAGCGATTGGTTCAGCACCGAAGCGATCGTTTGGCGCAAGTGTAGGCGTTAGGAAGCCTAAAAAAACGGGTCGAAAAGTTCCGAAAAGGCGGTATTTCCCGGTTTTTCGGCCTTTTTAGGCCTTTAGCCGCGATGTCAGGCTTGAAAAACTCGACTGAAATCTTTTAATCAACGCGTTCCGCTCAACGGACGGACAATCCATTCCACACTGCACAGCCTCGCAAGGAGGGAAAAAATGGCGAAAAAAGCCGCTGCGGCCGCTACCGTCAAGAAGCCGCTGACGAAGACCGAACTGTTGAACAACATCGCCGAAGAAACGGGCATCGCCAAGAAGGACGTGGCGCTGGTCCTCGACTCGCTCTCGAACGAAGTCAAGAAGTCGCTGGGTCGCTCGGGCGCCGGCGCCATCTCGATTCCGGGCCTGATCAAGATCGAAAAGAAGAAGGTTCCGGCTCGTCCTGCCAAGAAGGGCGTTCCGAACCCGTTCAAGCCGGGCGAATTGATGGACGTTCCGGCCAAGCCGGCGTCGGTCAAAGTCAAGGTTCGCCCGTTGAAGAACCTGAAAGACATGGTCTAGTCGCCAGGCGAATTTTCGCTTGCCGCGTTAAAGACGCACGTCACGAGCGTAAGGCTGCAAGATCCGAAGGGCGCACCACCCGCGCCCTTCCATCATGCGGCCTTACGCCGTTCTTGGTGGTAGAGAAGATTCGTAGGGTGGGTGGAGCAAGCGCCAAAACGTCTCCCACGTAAATCGTCATCGCTCGCTTGCGCAATCCCACCTTCTGCGTGGGCAACGCATTGTTGGCGCCAAGGACCAGACGAAGAAGCCGGCAACCTAAGCTTTTTCCCGCAGAAACGGCGGTAATTTGGCCAGGTAGTATTCGACCGGCGGGGTCTCTAGATCGGGTTCTTTGCCGAGATCGTCAAAGCGTCGCAGCTCGATCGCCGCTTGGAAAAAAGGGCCGCTTTCGAAGTCGGCGATCTCGGCGGTCGACATGGCGCCTCCTTGCAGCTGCAGGCTCTGCAGCGACGCCGGCGATAGATCTTCGTAATACGCCGCGTCGGTGGCGCACAGGTAGCGCTTGGCCGCGACATGTAACCGACCGGGCTCGACAATCTCGGGCGGAAAGTGCCGCGCCAGAAAGCGGGCGCCCAGCTCTTCGTGCTGCGCGTCGATCCCTTGCTCGGCGATCGACTCCTCTTTGCCGGTGATGAGATGGCCGAAGTCATGCAGAAAGCAGGCCGCGATCATTGCGTCGCCGGCGCCCGCCTGTTCGGCAAAGTACGCCGACTGCAGCGCGTGCTGCCGCTGGGTGACCTGCTCGCCATAAGTCTGGTCTCCTAGCTCGGAAAATTTGCGGGCGATGAATTCAAGGACTTGCATGTCGTTCGGTTACCGTGAGGGATAGGCGGGCTTGCTAGAGCGGTTTTCTTCAATCTTTAGCGTTGTGGCTGGTTGCGGCCGCGCTGGTCGGCGTTGACCTGCATCGACGAATCTTGAGGATTCGCCTGCTTCGGTCGCCTTGACCAGCTTGCCTCACTAACTGCCTGTTGAAAAATGCCCTCGTGGCATTTTTCAACCTCGCCAGGCTCAGAGCATAGCTCTTCGCGGCTCCCAAAATAACGACTTACGTCGCTATTTTGGGATCGCATCCCTGCGATCACGCAGTCCATCGAGAAAATCAACGGACTGCCAACGCCAGAAACGTTACAGCTATCAGAAAAACGCTCTAGAAAACTAGTAGACGTCGCCTAGCATATTGGCCCCGCGAAAAAGCGAAAGATATTTTCGACAATCTCCGCTGTGCGAACTGGGAAGATTCGATGACGCCGCGCTTGGTTGCTCTCCACCCATTGGATAGGAGAGGCTGAAATTGCCCTTTTCCGGCGAATTCCTATTAGGGGCAAACGGCAGATTCGCGTCAGGGCGCTGCAATCAGCGAAAAAAGAAACGCCGAAGGTCTTAACTAAGCAAGACTTGCGGCGTTTTTTGAAAGTGGTCAGAGCCGGAATCGAACCGGCGACACTTGGATTTTCAGTCCAATGCTCTACCAACTGAGCTATCTGACCAGTGGGAGAAAGACCAAATCTAGGTCAGCCGCCGCCGGTTGTCAATTGGGGGCGCCGTTGTCCGAGATAAAGAACCAGTCGTGACTTACGTCATCGAGATCGCCGCAGTTTGCTTGACAGTTTGCGGCGAAACTTCTAGTTTGACCAGAACCTCTTCCCACGGAACATTTGCTACACATCGCGAAACGCCTGACGCCGTACGTATCGACCCGTCGATTCGTATCAGGGTTCGCGTATCCTATTGGTTTTCCGCTAGGCCATGCGCACTACTTGCCGTCGATATTTATGGAGCCACCTGGCGTGGAGCGTCTGTCTATGGACGCTGTTCCCCACGGTGGCGTGCGCCTTGGGACCCGATAGTCCTGAGGTAGTCGCCCTGGTAAATAAAGGGGTGACTTACCTGGAAGGTGCGTCCCCGCATACGCGTGCCGGCGGGGCGTCGCTGATTGCCTTGGCCTTGCTCAAGGCAGGCAAACCGGTCGATCATCCGCGGGTGCAAAGCGGCATTAGCGCCGCCAGAAAAATGGGCGCCGGGGTTCCCTCGCACGTGCATGACAACGCGTACGACGTGGGGCTCTGCCTGATCTTGCTCTGCGAACTCGATCCCGAAGGGAACGAAGCGCCGATCCAGAACATGGTCCAGTACTTCGTCGAGACGCAAAAAGCGGGCGGCGGCTGGGGTTACAAAGGAAGAGATACCGGCGACAACTCGATGACGCAGTATGGCGCGCTCGGGCTGTGGCTCGCCCAGCGAAGCGGGTTTAACGTTCCCCTGCCGGTTGTCGAAAAGCTCTGCAATTGGGTGCTTCGCTGCCAAGACCCGTCGGGAGCTTGGGGTTACCAGGGGAATGACCCAGGCCCCGGCAATTTTCAGCGTTTACCGCAATCGAACATTCGCTTGACCATGGTTTGCGCGGCGCTGGGGAGTCTCTACATGGGGACCGACCTGCTGAACATCAACGATCGCCGCCGTGCCGCAGAAGAGAACGAGAGCAACCTGCCGGGCTTTCTGCGCGAAGTGCAGACGCCGGAGGCGATCGAGCGGAAAAAGGCGTTAACCAAAGCGGTCGACGCCGGACGTGTGACCGCCTCGAAAAACGCCGGCCGCAACTATCTGGCGGCCCATTTCTCGATTACCGCCGGCCAGTGGGACTATTACTATCTTTACGCCCTAGAGCGGTATGAGAGTTTTCGCGAACTGGACGTCGGACGCAAAGACAAGAACCCGAATTGGTACCAGGCAGGCTTCGAGCGATTGAAGTCGACGCAAGGCGCCGCCGGTCAATGGGGCGGAAGCAACGAAGAAGCGTCGGTCGCCACGGCTTTCGCCATCCTCTTCCTCCGCCGCAGTACCGCGCAGTCGATCAAAAAGCGGAGCCGCGTCTTTGACGAAGGACGTTTGGTCGGCGGACGGGGACTGCCGAAAGTGGCGGAGGACGTCACCGTGAAAAACGGCCAGGTCGTCAACAAGGCTGAACTGCTGGAGTCGGAAAAGTTTCTGTCGATGATGGAAGCGGACGACGCGGAACTAGAACGCTACCTCAACCAGGACGTTCCGTTCGAGCTCAGCGAAGACGAACGGGGACGCTCGGAACAGATCATCCAGTTGCGAAGGAAGATCCGCGACGGTTCGTACGGCGCTCGCCTGTTGGCGATCCGCGCCATTCGGCAGTCGAAAGACTTCGACAGCATTCCGGTTTTGATTTATGCATTGACCGACCCGGACGGCCGCGTGGCGATCGAAGCCCGCGACGCCCTCCGCTTTATCACCCGCAAGTTCAACGGCTTCGGGATGCCGCGCGGCGCCGACGTCACGCAGCGGTCTCTTTACGCGAACCAATGGAAACAGTGGTATCGCTCCGTTCGTCCCGATGCTGAGTTTTTGGACTAGATGGCCTCGTCTGCGACGTCAACTTCTTCCGCTGGATCCCGACCGTCTCGCTTGACGCGGCCGATGAAGGTCTCGTCGTACGACCGCGTCGCCAGCATTTTGGTGGCGCTGCTGGTGCTGGTCGGCCTAGCGGTGTTGATTTTGTTTTTGATCTTCCTGACGACGCGCACCTATCCGACGCAAACGGCGGTGCCGGTCATCCTGGAAGAAGTCTCGGGCCGCGGCGACCATGCCGCCGGCGTCGCCCGCGATCTCGAAGCCCCCGGCCTGGACGAACTGAACGAAGAGATCGAGCCGGAATTGAACATGTCGCCCGACACGATCAGCGAAGCGATCTCTTCGCAATCGACGGCGCTGGCCAATCTGGAAGGGGCGATGAGCGTCTCCAGCGGCGGCGGCGGCTTGGGCGACAGTCGGCCGGTCGGACCGCCCGGCGATGGCGAAGATACGATCCCCCGCTACGAGCGGTGGGAAATTCAGTTTGAGTCGTCCGACCTGAAGACCTACGCCCGGCAGCTCGACTTCTTCAAGATCGAACTTGGCACCTTGGCCGGCGGCGACAAGGTCGCCTACGCCAAAAACCTGTCAGGCGCGCCCGAGCGCCATGAAGGCTCGACCGCCAAAGAAGAGCGACTGTACATGACGTGGCGCGACGGTTCGTTCAAAGAAGCCGACAGCGAACTCTTGTCCAAGGCGGGCGTAACCCCAGGTCCGGTCGTGATGCAGTTCTACGATCCCGAAACAGAAAACCTCCTGGCGTATCTCGAAAAAACATACGCCAAGGATCATACGATTGGTCAAATTCGTCGCACCTACTTCGGCGTTCGCAAGAAGGGAAACGAGTTTGAGTTTTACGTTCTCCGTCAGGAATATCGCAGCGTTCGCTAACGGAGCCGACGCCGCCGGCGTCGCTCGCTATCCCTTCAACAAGGTTTCAGCAACTCGATGGATATCAGCGGTCTCACGGAAATTTTCGGTTACATCATCTACGGCGTGCTCGGTCTGATCGCGCTGTGGGGCGCTTTCTGCGTCATCGTGGTTTGGATGCGCGTCGCCGAAAAGCGTTTTCGCAACGAAGCGGAACAGGATGAATTTCTCGACGCGGTCGAAGAGCCGCTCGCCCGCGGCAACTACGACGCGGCGGAAGAGCTGTGCGAAGACGACCCGCGGGCAGTGCCGCAGTTGGCTCTGCTGGCCTTGCACATGCGAGACAACAGCTACGCCCAGATCAAGCAGATGATGCTCGATCGGTTTCAGCGCGACGTGTTGTCCGACCTGGAGTATCGCCTGAGCTGGGTTTATACGGTCATCAAAGGCGCCCCGATGGTTGGGCTTCTCGGTACGGTGGTCGGCATGATGGGGGCGTTTGGCAAGCTGGCCGCTGGCGAAAGCGGCGGCACCGATATCGCCACGCAAATGGCCGAAGACATCAGCTTGGCGCTGATCACGACGGCCAGCGGTTTGGCGATCGCGATTCCGCTCGTCTTTTGCACGGCCAGCATCAACGTCCGCATCCGCAAGATGGAAGACCTGGTCGGCGTCGGCGTTACGCGATTTCTGGGCGCCCTGCGTGAACGTCTAAGCCGGGAAGCGTAATCATGTCCGACGGAAGTCAGCACAAGACGAAAGATGGGGCGCTGCAGGTCGAACCGGAAGCGATCACGTTTCGTCGTCCGCAAGCCAAGAAGGATGAGGCCGATCTCGACATCACGCCGATGATCGACATCACCTTCCTGCTGCTGATCTTCTTTCTGGTGGCGTCGCGGCTCGATTCCGACTCGGTCAAAAATCTGCCCAACGCCAAGCAGGGAGTCAGCATCTCGGCCTCCAATACGGTTGTCCTGACGGTGACCGCCGGCGGCGCCGATGGCGCTGCGGTCGTCTACCTGGGGGATGGTCCGCTGGACGACACCCGTACGTCCGACGGCCTCGACGCCCAAGAGGCGGAGATCATGGACTACGTCGAACGAGAAATGGCGACCCGCCCTGCCCGCTCGGTACTGGTGAAAGCGGAGAAAACGGTGCGCGCCGGCGACGTCGTCCGCGTGATGCGGGCCGCGGCCAACATCGAAGGCGCCGAAGTCTCGAAGGCCTATATCGGAGTCAAGGAAGGAGCATGAGCGAACAACTCTTTCGATTCCGCTGCTCCGCTTGCGGAGATGTGCTGTCGGCGAGCATGGATATGATCGGCGCCGAGATCAAATGCGCCAACTGTGCGACCCGGCTCGAAGTGCCGGCCCCCGCCAAGGCTCGCACAGCGCCGATTGGCGAAGACGACGACGCAACCGGCGGCCGCCGCATCGACGATACGATCGCCGACGAAACTCCCGTTACGTTCGGCAACAAGGGCCCGCTGGAAGAAGACGAGTTGGACCTGACGCCGATGGTCGACGTCACGTTCTTGCTGCTGATTTTCTTCATGGTGACCGCTTCGTTTGCCCTGCAGAAAACGCTCGAAACCCCGGCCCCCCGCGACGACTCGGCCAGTTCCTCTTCCCGCACAATGGAAGAGCTGCTGGACGATCCCGATTACGTCGTGGTGCGGATCGACTCGTACAACACGTTTTTCGTCACCTGCGCCGCGTGGGGCGACGAACGCGAGGCGCCTAGTCGCCAAGAGTTGCTGATCCAGATTCAAGAGGCCCGCGACTCCAACCCCGCCGCGCCGCCGGGCACGTTGCTGGTCAACGCCCATGTCAACGCGATGCATGACAAGGTGGTCGCAGCGCTGGACGCCGGCAATACCGTCGGCATGAACCAAGTGAAGTTGTTGACGACCGAGGAAGAATAGTCTTTTCGGATCGTCCCCTAGAAGCCATCCGCCAATCCGCTGAACGAAACGCTGTCCGCTATGATGAACGTCGCCGAGTTTCTCGATCTGCTTGATACGTACGAGTATCTGGCCGAAAACCAGATTGCGGCCTTGCGCCGTCAACTGACGCAGATGGAAGAGGAACCGACGCCCGAGCAAATCGTCAACGGCTTGCTGCAGCGCGGACATCTGACCAAGTACCAGGCCAAACGCCTGATCGCCGAGTCGATGACCGGCACGTCCCGCCGCAAGCAAAGCGTCAGCAACGGACGACGCCGGGCCCAGGAAAAATGGCTTAGCTCGACGCCGGTCGAAGAAGAAATCGTTGATCTTGGCGACGGCGATTTAGTGCCGCTCGACGAAGACGTCGGCTCGGCGTTTGACGACGTGCTGGGCGAAGACGCCCTGGTCGAAGACGACTCCTTCGCTCCGCTCGAAGAGACGAAGCCGGGCAAAGAGAAAGGGAAAGGCCAATACGTCAAGAAAGAGCAGCGGAAGAATCGCTGGGACTCGCCGCTGTTGATCTTCGGCGGCGCCGGACTGGTGATGTTGCTGTTGGCGGGCGGTTTGCTGTTCGCCTGGCTGTCGTGGGACAGCGGCGATTCGGTCTTCCAGTTGGCCGAGGCCGATTACGAAGGACGCAAGTACGCTCAGGCGGTCTCGAAGTACGACAAGTTCCTCGGCTCATTCCCAACGCACTCGCAAGCGCCGACTGCTAGGGTTCGGCGAGGCTTGGCGAATCTTCGCCTGGTGATCGAAGGGACGAACAACTACGAAACCTCGCTCGTGCGGACCGAAGAGATTCTGGGCGAGATCAAAGACGAAGAAGAGTTCGCCATCGCCCGGCCCGAGCTCGCCTCGCTGCTGCCCGATTTGGCCAATGGTTTGGCGCAAACGGCGGTTGGCGAGCAGACGATCGACCGGCGCCGCGACCTGGTCGCCAAGGCGAAGCAGGCGATGACGCTGGTCGACGACAGCAACTATCTGCCGACGTCGCTGCGGAGCGGACAGCAAACGCGCATCGACGGCATCGTCGCCGACATTCAGCGGGTCGAACGAGGAATCTCACGCGACGAAGAGCTGGCCGCCGCGGTCGCCGACATTCAAGCCGCCGCCCAAGCCGGCGACTTCGAAGCGGTTTATAAGCGACGGCTCGACCTGCTCCGAGTTTATCCGAGCCTCAGCGCCAACGCCGACTTGCAAGGCGCGGTCTGGGAAGTGGTCGCCGCCCTGGAAGCGAAGGTCGCCGTGTCGGACGAAAAGGTGGCGGCCGAGCGACAAGATCATCCGCTGGGCCCGGCCCGTACGGTAGTGATCGCCGCTCGTAACGGCTCGGTCGCGTCGCAAGCGGCCAAAGACGCCGTTACGGTGATGCTCGACGGCGCCCTGTTTGGGCTCGACCGTCGCGCGGGCACGCCGCTGTGGCGCCGCTTTGTCGGTTTCCCGGATACGGTCGAACCGGTGCTCACCGGTGATCACTCGGCCGTCATCGCCTATAGCCCGCTTCGCCAAGAGCTGATTCGCCTCAACTCGCTCACCGGCGAACTGGCCTGGCGTTTTCCGCTAACCGAAGAAGTGGTGCAGTTGCTCGGCCAGGGAGGCGACCTGCTGGTGGTGACCCGCGAAGGGAAACTGCTGCGGCTGAATCAAACCTCGGGCGAACAGACGCAAAGCGTGCAACTGCCGCAACAGGTCTCAGTCGCGTCGACGATCGGCAAGTCGCAAGGTCGGCTGTTGGTGGTCGGATTGCATTCGACGCTGTATGTGCTGGACGCCAAGACGCTGAACTGCGATCAAGCGATTTTTCTCGGTCACGAGGCAGGCGCCATCGTCTCACCGCCGGTCATGACGGCGCTGGGGCATCTCTGCCTGTTCGAGAACGCCGGCCCCGACTATTCGCTGCTGCACGTGCTGGGCGAAGAAGAGGAGAAACTGACGCAGTTGCAGTCGCCGACGCGGTTGCCAGGCTTGGTCTTGGCGCCGGCGCTGACGTTCCAGTCGCGGGTAGCGGCGGCCAATGATCGGGGCGCCATCTTCGTCTTTGAAGGGGGCATGTCGAAAGAGAACCCGGTTCGCCTGCTCGCCCAAACGAAGGCCGAACGGGGCGAACGGCTCTACTCGCTGATTGCCCTGGAGAACGGCTATCTGTGGGTCGGCGACAACCGACTTTCACGCTACGCATTGCAACTGTCGCAACAGTCGATTGTGCCGCGGGTGGTCGAATACGATCGCGACAACTTCGTCTCGTTGCGGATCGAAGGGGACCTGCTACTGCATGTTCGCCGCCCGGCGCAAGGAGGCGGCGTGATCGTCTCGGCCGCCGACCTGAATGACAACGGCGCGAAGCCGCGGTGGTCGACCACGTTGGCCGCTCCGCTGACCGGACCAGCGTTTGCGATGTCGGCGCAGAACCCGCCGCTGGTGATGACTTCGCGCGGCGACTTGTTTGAGCTGACCGGCGCCGTGGTGCAAAACGGCGTTACCGACGCTCCCTCCGATTCGGCCAACTATGTCGCGCCGCCGCTACTGAATAGCCAGGTCGACGTTCCCCCATCGCAGCTCTTGTTTATGGCCCAGTCGCCCGAGAATCGAGCGGTCTCTTTTAATCCTGCCCGGACCGGCAGCGTGTTGAAGCAAGTCACCCTGGAGATCCCCAGCGAAAGCGTCACTTCGGGCGCGGTCGTCGCGGGAACCGGCGTGGTCGTCCCCAGTTCCGAGGGGCAAGTCTTCTTCCTCGATCCTGGCGCCGGCGCTGCGGCCGCTCTGCCGTTCCAACCTCGGTTAGCGCTGGGCGAACGGCTTGACTGGACCCAACCGGTCGCCGATGGCGATGCGGCGATCGTGTTTGACGGGCGGAGAACGTTGTACCGGCTGCAAGTGCTAGATCCCGCGGCGCCGCAACTGACGGCGGTCGCCGAATGCGTGATCGACGGCAAGTTGGGACCGCTAATGGCGGTGATGGGGCCGACCTTGGTCGCCAAACAGATTGGCGAGACCGCCGACACGTTGGTCTTCGTTTCGCTTCCCGATTTGCAATCGACGCAAGAGCAGCCTATCGACGGCCGCGTGATCGCCGGACCGTTCTCTGCGGGAGATCGAGCCATCGTCCAGACGTCGCTCGGCGCGCTGGTCGCTTACGGCGCCGATCAACAAGAGCAGTGGCGAGTTCCGACCGACACTTCGGTGGTCGTGGGCGAGCCGCTGGTCGAAGGCGAACAGATTGTCGTCGCCTGCGACGATGGACGAAT
It includes:
- a CDS encoding HU family DNA-binding protein; this encodes MAKKAAAAATVKKPLTKTELLNNIAEETGIAKKDVALVLDSLSNEVKKSLGRSGAGAISIPGLIKIEKKKVPARPAKKGVPNPFKPGELMDVPAKPASVKVKVRPLKNLKDMV
- a CDS encoding ExbD/TolR family protein; amino-acid sequence: MSEQLFRFRCSACGDVLSASMDMIGAEIKCANCATRLEVPAPAKARTAPIGEDDDATGGRRIDDTIADETPVTFGNKGPLEEDELDLTPMVDVTFLLLIFFMVTASFALQKTLETPAPRDDSASSSSRTMEELLDDPDYVVVRIDSYNTFFVTCAAWGDEREAPSRQELLIQIQEARDSNPAAPPGTLLVNAHVNAMHDKVVAALDAGNTVGMNQVKLLTTEEE
- a CDS encoding prenyltransferase/squalene oxidase repeat-containing protein; protein product: MGPDSPEVVALVNKGVTYLEGASPHTRAGGASLIALALLKAGKPVDHPRVQSGISAARKMGAGVPSHVHDNAYDVGLCLILLCELDPEGNEAPIQNMVQYFVETQKAGGGWGYKGRDTGDNSMTQYGALGLWLAQRSGFNVPLPVVEKLCNWVLRCQDPSGAWGYQGNDPGPGNFQRLPQSNIRLTMVCAALGSLYMGTDLLNINDRRRAAEENESNLPGFLREVQTPEAIERKKALTKAVDAGRVTASKNAGRNYLAAHFSITAGQWDYYYLYALERYESFRELDVGRKDKNPNWYQAGFERLKSTQGAAGQWGGSNEEASVATAFAILFLRRSTAQSIKKRSRVFDEGRLVGGRGLPKVAEDVTVKNGQVVNKAELLESEKFLSMMEADDAELERYLNQDVPFELSEDERGRSEQIIQLRRKIRDGSYGARLLAIRAIRQSKDFDSIPVLIYALTDPDGRVAIEARDALRFITRKFNGFGMPRGADVTQRSLYANQWKQWYRSVRPDAEFLD
- a CDS encoding outer membrane protein assembly factor BamB family protein, producing the protein MMNVAEFLDLLDTYEYLAENQIAALRRQLTQMEEEPTPEQIVNGLLQRGHLTKYQAKRLIAESMTGTSRRKQSVSNGRRRAQEKWLSSTPVEEEIVDLGDGDLVPLDEDVGSAFDDVLGEDALVEDDSFAPLEETKPGKEKGKGQYVKKEQRKNRWDSPLLIFGGAGLVMLLLAGGLLFAWLSWDSGDSVFQLAEADYEGRKYAQAVSKYDKFLGSFPTHSQAPTARVRRGLANLRLVIEGTNNYETSLVRTEEILGEIKDEEEFAIARPELASLLPDLANGLAQTAVGEQTIDRRRDLVAKAKQAMTLVDDSNYLPTSLRSGQQTRIDGIVADIQRVERGISRDEELAAAVADIQAAAQAGDFEAVYKRRLDLLRVYPSLSANADLQGAVWEVVAALEAKVAVSDEKVAAERQDHPLGPARTVVIAARNGSVASQAAKDAVTVMLDGALFGLDRRAGTPLWRRFVGFPDTVEPVLTGDHSAVIAYSPLRQELIRLNSLTGELAWRFPLTEEVVQLLGQGGDLLVVTREGKLLRLNQTSGEQTQSVQLPQQVSVASTIGKSQGRLLVVGLHSTLYVLDAKTLNCDQAIFLGHEAGAIVSPPVMTALGHLCLFENAGPDYSLLHVLGEEEEKLTQLQSPTRLPGLVLAPALTFQSRVAAANDRGAIFVFEGGMSKENPVRLLAQTKAERGERLYSLIALENGYLWVGDNRLSRYALQLSQQSIVPRVVEYDRDNFVSLRIEGDLLLHVRRPAQGGGVIVSAADLNDNGAKPRWSTTLAAPLTGPAFAMSAQNPPLVMTSRGDLFELTGAVVQNGVTDAPSDSANYVAPPLLNSQVDVPPSQLLFMAQSPENRAVSFNPARTGSVLKQVTLEIPSESVTSGAVVAGTGVVVPSSEGQVFFLDPGAGAAAALPFQPRLALGERLDWTQPVADGDAAIVFDGRRTLYRLQVLDPAAPQLTAVAECVIDGKLGPLMAVMGPTLVAKQIGETADTLVFVSLPDLQSTQEQPIDGRVIAGPFSAGDRAIVQTSLGALVAYGADQQEQWRVPTDTSVVVGEPLVEGEQIVVACDDGRILQINAATGEIAREIQLDEPLTGGLTLAGGQLWINGYGGVVHLLNWQ
- a CDS encoding ExbD/TolR family protein — its product is MSDGSQHKTKDGALQVEPEAITFRRPQAKKDEADLDITPMIDITFLLLIFFLVASRLDSDSVKNLPNAKQGVSISASNTVVLTVTAGGADGAAVVYLGDGPLDDTRTSDGLDAQEAEIMDYVEREMATRPARSVLVKAEKTVRAGDVVRVMRAAANIEGAEVSKAYIGVKEGA
- a CDS encoding HD domain-containing protein, with the protein product MQVLEFIARKFSELGDQTYGEQVTQRQHALQSAYFAEQAGAGDAMIAACFLHDFGHLITGKEESIAEQGIDAQHEELGARFLARHFPPEIVEPGRLHVAAKRYLCATDAAYYEDLSPASLQSLQLQGGAMSTAEIADFESGPFFQAAIELRRFDDLGKEPDLETPPVEYYLAKLPPFLREKA
- a CDS encoding MotA/TolQ/ExbB proton channel family protein, with amino-acid sequence MDISGLTEIFGYIIYGVLGLIALWGAFCVIVVWMRVAEKRFRNEAEQDEFLDAVEEPLARGNYDAAEELCEDDPRAVPQLALLALHMRDNSYAQIKQMMLDRFQRDVLSDLEYRLSWVYTVIKGAPMVGLLGTVVGMMGAFGKLAAGESGGTDIATQMAEDISLALITTASGLAIAIPLVFCTASINVRIRKMEDLVGVGVTRFLGALRERLSREA